A section of the Procambarus clarkii isolate CNS0578487 chromosome 68, FALCON_Pclarkii_2.0, whole genome shotgun sequence genome encodes:
- the LOC123774812 gene encoding golgin subfamily A member 6-like protein 6 isoform X1 has translation MMADVRQALRREVKDEIHVINSYLEDLQNRKAELAGAVKGVTTVIESLRLAVIELKGKTSASSQKCERPSRQEAHQKREEIAVQTIIDKDKVEDDITQKKEQENTNEKEERVTNVEKTGKEVDEVKEKEDRVTKVEETGKEVDEVMEKEERVTNVETGKEVDEVKEKEDRVTKVEETGKEVDEVKEKEEPQQVDVEQSEAAVTEDEEDKAEISLSDSDEKYLKKMFEDIEKFSINENFEPTCFLLNIFDTDKVKDDITQKKEHENTNKKEERVTKVEETGKEVDEVKEKEDRVTKVEETGKEVDEVKEKEGRVTNVETGKEVDEVKEKEDRVTKVEETGKEVDEVKEKEDRVTKVEETGKEVDEVKEKEEPQQEDVEQSEAAVTEDEEDRSSDSSELSLDTTLEDLEKMEEDLSVIENCETAGFLLDILYGIRQKVEDICVEVLALKGHRENLMNEKTFLEESSKKLVSERSKLP, from the exons ATGATGGCTGACGTCCGCCAAGCTCTTCGTCGAGAAGTTAAGGATGAG ATCCACGTAATAAATTCTTACTTGGAAGACTTGCAGAATCGCAAAGCAGAATTAGCTGGTGCTGTAAAAGGAGTGACCACCGTTATTGAAAGCCTTCGTTTAGCAGTTATTGAATTAAAAG GAAAGACTTCAGCTTCAAGCCAAAAATGTGAGCGGCCATCACGTCAAGAAGCCCACCAGAAGAGAGAAGAGATTGCTGTGCAAACCATCAT TGACAAAGATAAAGTAGAGGACGATATCACACAGAAGAAAGAGCAAGaaaacacaaatgagaaagaagAAAGAGTGACAAATGTTGAGAAGACAGGGAAGGAAGTGGACGAGGTGAAGGAGAAAGAAGACAGAGTGACAAAGGTTGAAGAAACAGGGAAGGAAGTGGACGAGGTGATGGAGAAAGAAGAAAGAGTgacaaatgttgagacagggaagGAAGTGGACGAGGTGAAGGAGAAAGAAGACAGAGTGACAAAGGTTGAAGAAACAGGGAAGGAAGTGGACGAGGTGAAGGAGAAAGAAGAGCCACAACAGGTGGACGTTGAGCAGTCAGAGGCGGCAGTGACAGAAGATGAAGAG GATAAGGCAGAAATCTCATTAAGCGACTCTGATGAAAAATATCTGAAGAAAATGttcgaagatattgaaaagttttcAATCAATGAAAACTTTGAACCGACATGTTTCCTGCTCAACATTTT TGACACAGATAAAGTAAAAGACGATATCACACAGAAGAAAGAGCATGAAAACACAAATAAGAAAGAAGAAAGAGTGACAAAGGTTGAGGAGACAGGGAAGGAAGTGGACGAGGTGAAGGAGAAAGAAGACAGAGTGACAAAAGTTGAGGAGACAGGGAAGGAAGTGGACGAGGTGAAGGAGAAAGAAGGCAGAGTgacaaatgttgagacagggaagGAAGTGGACGAGGTGAAGGAGAAAGAAGACAGAGTGACAAAGGTTGAGGAGACAGGGAAGGAAGTGGACGAGGTGAAGGAGAAAGAAGACAGAGTGACAAAGGTTGAGGAGACAGGGAAGGAAGTGGACGAGGTGAAGGAGAAAGAAGAACCACAACAGGAGGACGTTGAGCAGTCAGAGGCGGCAGTGACAGAAGATGAAGAG GATAGGTCGAGCGATTCCAGTGAACTATCTCTGGATACAACGTTGGAAGATCTGGAAAAGATGGAGGAGGATTTATCAGTGATTGAGAATTGTGAAACCGCAGGTTTCCTGCTCGACATTTT